From the genome of Gemmatimonas phototrophica, one region includes:
- a CDS encoding HD-GYP domain-containing protein has product MKTSVIAYVYGIVATSVAALVFTYWYDPSFSMGLFIVPAILAFVAFLGAISKYRIQGSTFGEISHIPYLTAIILYPSWATLCAIGVGATLAEVTKKKPAIKRTFNVAQIVLAGCVAVLAYRQLGGVSLQQNRAWNFWPHSTAVVLFLTLNTYSVAVAIALAEGSGILKTWAKGSAKGFLVDIAAIFVVYAFGRAYVDWGGWGVALFCAMLVMLRFTYQSMQQLETTNRELLELFVHTVEYRDPYTSGHSQRVKRFSRIIAQEIGLSPKEVEKVSRAALLHDVGKIHEIFGPILMKPGRLTPEERAIMELHPIKSAELVAKISELQDIVPAVRHHHENWDGTGYPDRLKGKEIPLESRIIMFADTIDAMTTDRPYRKALGETEVRSELQKWRGIQFDPSICDALLSSPNFARIFDKNDNGGVYSLTQIFDAIRKKRVRTPAVA; this is encoded by the coding sequence ATGAAGACAAGCGTAATCGCATACGTTTACGGCATCGTGGCTACGTCGGTAGCTGCGCTTGTTTTCACGTATTGGTATGATCCGAGCTTTAGCATGGGGCTGTTCATCGTCCCGGCAATCTTGGCCTTTGTTGCATTTCTTGGCGCAATTTCAAAGTATCGCATTCAAGGGAGTACGTTCGGAGAGATAAGTCACATCCCGTATCTGACCGCCATCATTCTGTACCCGTCTTGGGCGACGCTGTGTGCAATTGGTGTTGGAGCTACGCTGGCTGAAGTGACGAAGAAAAAACCGGCAATCAAGCGAACGTTCAATGTAGCACAAATAGTTCTCGCTGGTTGTGTTGCCGTATTGGCCTATCGGCAGTTGGGGGGCGTATCTCTGCAGCAGAACAGAGCCTGGAATTTTTGGCCTCACTCAACTGCGGTTGTCCTTTTTCTGACCCTTAATACCTACTCTGTTGCGGTTGCGATCGCCCTTGCAGAAGGTTCAGGCATTCTAAAGACATGGGCCAAAGGAAGTGCAAAAGGCTTCTTGGTTGATATCGCCGCAATTTTTGTAGTGTACGCCTTTGGTCGGGCCTATGTCGATTGGGGAGGCTGGGGAGTAGCGCTTTTTTGCGCGATGCTCGTGATGCTCAGGTTCACCTACCAGTCGATGCAACAACTTGAGACTACCAATAGGGAGTTGCTCGAGCTCTTTGTTCATACGGTAGAGTATCGCGACCCATATACCTCAGGCCATTCTCAGAGAGTAAAGCGGTTCTCTCGCATCATTGCCCAGGAGATTGGACTTTCCCCTAAGGAGGTCGAAAAGGTTTCCCGGGCAGCGCTGCTGCATGATGTTGGGAAAATCCATGAGATTTTCGGGCCAATCCTTATGAAGCCAGGGCGGCTAACTCCAGAAGAGAGAGCCATCATGGAATTGCATCCAATAAAGAGCGCGGAGCTCGTTGCAAAGATTTCTGAGCTTCAAGATATCGTCCCTGCTGTTCGTCATCACCATGAGAACTGGGACGGTACCGGGTATCCGGATCGATTGAAGGGGAAAGAGATTCCTCTAGAATCGCGCATCATCATGTTCGCTGACACAATTGACGCGATGACCACTGATCGCCCTTATAGAAAAGCGCTCGGTGAGACGGAAGTTCGCTCGGAACTGCAGAAGTGGCGAGGCATCCAGTTCGATCCATCAATCTGCGATGCGCTGTTGAGCTCCCCCAACTTCGCTCGGATCTTTGACAAGAATGACAATGGTGGTGTTTACTCGCTCACTCAGATCTTCGATGCAATCAGAAAGAAGAGAGTTCGCACCCCAGCCGTCGCTTAG